The segment TAGCATGCGGCATCGTCCACGAAGGCACCAAAGCTGCAAAAATGTACAACAGGTGATTGCTCCGTGCACGATTCCAGACTCAGAGTATTCAATATACGTACagcaaaataatatgcaaCCTACACTATCTATACATAATCACAGACTTTCCTAAGTTCCGCATTAACAGAGGGTAACTATTCGGAAAAAAACTGAAGAAGCTCTAATAAGCatacaaataattcattgaaTTCTGTAGATTTCACGTCAGTTATGGCCGATtgtttgttgatatttttattatcctaaacttttaataaatattgagttcattaattaatttagctgcCCTTTCTGCGTTCATTTCGAAAAATGCTGAACTTGGAGACGTGTTTTACAAATGCGGCCGCTTGTTCTACAGCAGTCACAATCAAGTGCGTTTctaatattcaattaatttatccaTGTCAtgacaaatttcaaattaaatttatcatttttttttaatttgagaacGAGTTCGTATGCGCAGGTGCGTTTTGCTGACGCCATTCTCACGTGTGCCAAACGGAAAATGCAACTGGTGACGGTGGAAGAgggtgaaaaaaatttgaattgtctTGTACCCAACTTGGAACATATGACATTAGAGCAGCAAAAGAACCAGAGTGAgctgttcaaattttcagtgattttaattgacaGTAATTATAGAATACTTTTTCATATGGACGAGTGGAATGGCCGAAGGGAAAAACTGCGGAAACGCGGCGTACTCGTGGTGCGCGGGCAGCAAGACCCGCATCAACAACACAGCTTTCGACCTCCCCGCCGAAATCTCTCGTAAGGAAAGGTGTCTTGCGCTCTCTATGATGACCAAGACACTCGTCCGCATGGAATGCGCCGATCCTAACTACTTTTTCTGCGAAGTAtactttaaatgaaaaatacagaCAAACACAATATTACAATCCAACTCTTTCAGTACAAATGTAAAGCGGTCTCTTGCTTTAAATcgtgcgaaataaaaaatgtgagattaatattttattttctttgctgaACAAAAACGTTTTACTATTTACCGGGTGAAGGACACAATGGACCCAAGTGGAAAGATAAACCGTAAAGATTTATTTCGATGCTAATTAGAGCCAGTTAAAATATGTCCGCAAAGGAGGCAAGGTGAACGGTATTTGGGCGGAGTGGCAAAGAGATTTTGGGATTAACAGGTTTTCTTTTACTTCATACGTATTTGGATACCAAAAGGTGACCTTTATTATTACTGAAGCATCAATTCAAACATTCACATTGCTCCAATTTAAAGGTAACCTGGACAGAGAACATTAAGTTGTGTTGCAGCATGGGAATGAAGCCTATTAGAGTCACAGATGAGTTTCTTACCGCACTCAACATTGCTGCCATCAAAATCTTTATCTATCCCGGTATGCTTAAATAAttgcgtgatttttttttttgccaaaaatgcaGAAGGCCGACTGCTTTTGGTGTATAAAAATGTACACTTTCGGCCTTCTGAAATTCGTGCTTCTAAACGCGACCTCAATATTTCGGtctaaaattttgtctcatcaatttcataaaataggTAATTCAACCGAAGATCGTGAGTTGGTGAAGACGAGTTTCTGGACGGCGGCCACTCGGCAAGGATGCGCTGGCCAGTACCGCTTCTGTATGCACGACGATGTGGGCCCGTGGGATTCGCAAGGCAAATTCTGGGACATGGTGAACCCGCGTGACGATGGCTCGTGTTTGGTCGTCGACCGGCAGTACACGAAGGCCGGAACGCCGTTTGGCGTGCGGCAAATGCAATGTTCGTCGAAAAGTGCTAATTTCGCCTGCCAGAGAGAAGGCAAAAAGGTGGAAGAAATAGtttctgattttgaaataaaggttgctatatattttcagataatatagttcaaaataataaatatttcaaaataatagaaTGCCACCGACACTTGTGATTTACCGTATTGCACAGACCTAAACTACTGCAAAGTTATGGTAAAATcctttgcaatatttaaattattattttaatctcctCGTGTAGGTGGAATATGCTGCAAAATACGATAATGGTAGCCGAATGATTCTAAGTAAGTTTAATATTCTTATTGAACTGATTAAACTCTTATGATCAGAGGCCTGCATTTTTTGCGGCATTTATTTAcagcaaattttcattttacctaattatactgtaaactttttattttacagaggCTCATCTCTTGGGTGACTGGGTGACATCGTGTGGAGTTCGCTATTTAAAAGCAAAGCAAGAGGttaattgatgtttttttaacatttattgaataattaatattgcatTCTTGATTAAGATGCATTGGAAAGCTGCCCTTGATTTTTGCTGTTCTCTGGGAATGCATCTCGTGTCTGTTCAATCCTATGAGAAATTACAGTGCATGAATAGCATTTTGGAGCCTGGTTCAGTTTACTGGACTTCAGGTACCAATATGGGATGCGAGAATGAAAGATACCGGTAACTGATTTTTTCACAACCCTAATTTTCACGCTAATTTTCTTGTCAGATGGTGCTCAGCTGAATTCAAagactttttaaaaccaaGTGTTAACCTCAACAACCGAACGGTCTACTCTTATTATGAAGGTATTTAGAATGGACTTTCGCGtcctttataaaaattttattgatgtttgtgtgttttaaaTTCTTCTAGGTACACCCCCTCAACCAGCCACAAAATACTGTGTTATTGCACGGAATTCAGAGGCTGAAGGACCAACTCTAGGCATTGATGATTGTAATATGTGGCATCGACCCATTTGCACGGTAGAACAAGTATTCGCATTAAAGCaattaatgcaattattttttaaaggttcGCGTGAAGGCCGAATCCCACCTCCAAGAGGTCTTcaatgaatgcaaattaacgCACAGAATTTCTAACcgtaataattgcaaaatatttattgattttattgctcaaTCCACCATTCAGGTGACATCGATAAGTTTAACACCACCGACCTGATATCTTTCTCATACAAAATGAAagtattttcttcaattttatatggaaggatctaaatcaagtgacaccccccttggcaagtggtcttcagattttgatgaaattcggtggagatgttgccctaggggacctaagttgaaccctaaaatattaggtgaaaattccaaaaattgcccattttacaggggttcaaaatttgagatttttgaaaaaggtgatgttttcggcgatttgtaactttgactctgtttgtagtaaacacaaaaattttgtatccaaAATGATCTACGTTTAACGCCAAACAACTTCCCCAAGATAAaaaacttcgtaggtcaaaagtcaaggtcactaaattggggtcaaacttttcgaaaaaatcccacataccctagtacataaaattttgaaaattcaaaatagccaaaatgtgcctcatatccatggtaacaacatataaaaaattggcgagacttatttttttctttttcaagatattttgaattgagtgttaaaaatcgATGTTTCCGGGTCTTttgatcgcaaataaaaacacgttttccgcttaatctcagcttctatgggtccgattcagaaaaaccgcacaccatttgatacgtaatgacctcccctaggtaatgcaagtgaTCATAAGGGTGTCCACCCCCTtcgaacccttaaccaccccctggaaatccgaaaaaatattttttcatatatttactatctaaatcgattaattaagcaaaatactaatcaaacatgttataaaaataattaaaatattaaatagtttcattttctttgtagaAATACcttcaaaaaagtaaaattgctcataaaaagttatataagtttattttaaatatataataattttgcgttttttgtttattcaaaatgactgaattttatatttttacaatgaatttttgaatatattttctattctacagtgtttattttattattataaataaatacaactaTTAGTAATTGTTTAACCATTGgcatttggtaaaaattgagtgttttCAAACATTGTTGCTAatggttgcatttatttataataataaaagaacaatttagaatataaaatatattttaaaattcttaataaatataaaaaattaagttgttttgaataaactatacacaatttaattgtatatttaaaataaacttaaataatttttattattagcgattttacttttttgaagGTATTtctacaaagaaaatgaaaatatttaatattttaattatttttataacatgtttgattagtattttgcttaattaatcgatttagATAGTaagtatatgaaaaaatattttttttcggatttccagggggtggttaagggtttgAAGGGGGTGGACACCCTTATGAtcacttgcattacctaggggaggtcattacgtatcaaatggtgtgcggtttttctgaatcggacccatagaagctgagattaagcggaaaacgtgtttttatttgcgatcaaAAGACCCGGAAACATcgatttttaacactcaattcaaaatatcttgaaaaagaaaaaaataagtctcgccaattttttatatgttgttaccatggatatgaggcacattttggctattttgaattttcaaaattttatgtactagggtatgtgggattttttcgaaaagtttgaccccaatttagtgaccttgacttttgacctacgaagttttTTATCTTGGGGAAGTTGTTTGGCGTTAAACGTAGATCATTttggatacaaaatttttgtgtttactacaaacagagtcaaagttacaaatcgccgaaaacatcacctttttcaaaaatctcaaattttgaacccctgtaaaatgggcaatttttggaattttcacctaatattttagggttcaacttaggtcccctagggcaacatctccaccgaatttcatcaaaatctgaagaccacttgccaaggggggtgtcacttgatttagatccttccATATATTTACTACGTTTCCAACATTTCGAATTTAAGTGTTGCATGACGTGCTTGGCGGAAATGCTAGGATTGGTAcactaataattaataattatcctaattattaattttaaaagcaacgaATGAATTATTCAGATCTATGAGAGTGGTAAAATTTGGGAGGACGCAGTAGTGAAGGCTATAGGAAGGGTGAAAGTGTCTACACTAGTTCAAGGTATAGATAGTGGAGTGTGGcattgttaaataaatgtgtaaatatttatattgcagATTTCAGTACcttactgaaaaaatatcctacaaagctatttaaaaaagcatcCAACAACCTGGATGCACTGAAAATGCTGTTGATGGAACAGCAAAAGGAAGAAGATTGGAAGTCGGCACTCTTGGTTAATGAGGCCCTCGACAGGTTTTGGGAATGCAACCAGATGCTGggttaataattgttttctgtTTTCCAATCtgttatttgcataaaatttttaatcatcttCAGACCAGTTCAACAAGAGTCAAGATGAATGCCTTTTTGTGTTCAATTTCATgaaatgttttaccaaaaagTCAGCTTCATTGGAAAAATTCTGGAATAGAAACCTAGACAACATTTTTGATAGAAGAGAACTTGCTATCACCACTAGTAAATCGGAAAGCGACATTGAACAAATGATTCGTGACCAAATATATGAATATGGCAAAGGTTAGCTGTGAACATATCGCTCAACCTTTTTGCACTATTACACGATTAAGGAGCACTAATCAATATGTTGGTTGATCTAGTTCCCGTCAACTCGGATATTAAGAGCTATGTAGAATATGTGGATAATCTCTCATTTACTGAGGAAGTAGTTAGgtatattaaaatacaaaataaattcagtactatgaaataataaattctggtcataatttgaaaattaaattacagttCACGGTGCATCTATCGATATTTGCGACCAAAAAGTTTGACTTTAAAAGATGCTTGCTTGGATATAAGTAAATATACAATATTAAATCGGTGAGTTatttaaagcttttaatttttagtagcAAATTTTCTTCCAACTCTTGTAGAAGATGTTATTGTCAATAAAGTCATCGACAAAAAGGATGTATGCGTAAACAACGATTTTAATGTTATTCATGTTAAAATAACATACTCCTCACTAAGCGCTATCCTCCGTTGGTTGCTGCTGGCAAGTGTGCGAGGGCGAATGGAAGTCTCCCTACAGCTGATCAGTATATATCAGATACTTTGAGAACCTTAAGTGCATATTTGCGAAATGCAAGCAAATACCTCATAGATGAAAAAGAATCCATGCTGAGGAAGCAAGGTAAAATAGAAGTTTGAATAATATTgagattgttttaaatatttattagaaaaaaaactaaaaccattatttttacttcacgaatgaaaatttaatatccgtTCGCAGTGCTTGGTTCAGTTCTTTTGGATGAGTTTTACGCCAATGATCAAGGTATTAAGTATTGGTGTAGCAACTCAGAGGAGAACAACGGTTACTTCTATGACAGCACCCCGTacttcaattattattacgaATGGCAGGAGGGTGTCCCTTATTACGTTGGATTTTCTTTGGACAGTGAAGCCAATGCGGCGccaatatttttctgcagatTTGATAAATCTTTCTTGGCGCAATGTAAGAagatttattgaaatgaaataacaaTCCAGAGTGTAACAGCACAATTTGATgtcaattttcttctaatgGGCTTTGATACCACGCAGCAAATGAGATTGGTTAATAAAATGCTGTATTAGTTTTGAAACGTAATTGCATCGCAATTAAATACAATGCGCACCTTTGCAAGGGGTTTGATGTTTTGGTTTGGCAATGGATATGTCTGTTTTAAGAAGTGTATTGAATGTATTTGGCCGTCAAgtgatgaataaataataaaatcgaaatCATTTAGTTCTCTGAAATCACCTGGAAAATCACTGGACTTTGAAAGTGATTTcgagaaattttcaatcaaaagagATGGCAATAAGTGGAACGTGCGGCTGAAAGGATGCAAAACTCATcgcattaaatttgatggCGGTCGCATCATTCGATTTACACCGAGCGCAGACTGTCGCACTTTGCAAACAAGTTTCGGGTCAAGTGGTCGGCGCGTGTGTCACACCTTCGACCCTGCTCTTCCGTTCCTCTGACTGTTGCCgcctgttttatttattcaagtgAAAAGCGAGCGGCGACGGGTCAGTCAGATGTGGCGGACGGTCTGATTGGTACAATTTAATGAGATCGACTGGCAACGTTTCATGCGGTGTTCTTTGACGCTCGTAAAAGGCCATTTTGCTCTCTGGTCATTTGAATAAACACGAAAAAAGTAGTATTATTCGACGGCCGGAGATTGCACAGCGGCGGACTTTCCTGCAGGCTGAAAGCGACAAGAGCGAAGCTGCTCTCAAAACTCGATTATGGCCAGTGGCGACTAATCTTCCCGCCGCAGCAACGGATGCTGAATAAATAAGTCAAATATTGATCTAATTAACCGCGCGATGCGTCTTTTCGGAGCCTGTTCAAACATGCACTGGCGGCGAGCCTATCATTAGCCGCACGAATTAAAGCAGCGGCGAAGTTGGGTCCTGGAGGTTTAAATCTTTCAAGCGATGCTTCTTTTGCGCAGCGTTCGCCGCTCggctggttggttggttggttggttggttggatGTTTGGTCGGGCGAACGAGGCCACGGCACACCAGCCGTGGGACACGAGAGAGGAACGAGTGCTTTGGGCTCATTAGTGCTAAGCTGCTGTTGTAGAGTGTCCCTGCCTCTAGCCGTTCCGTTTCCGCCGCTGCAAATCCAAGCAGGATATCAAATTCTCTTTGGAAATGACAAAAAGCTGAAGAATGCTTTCTTCATTAGTCGCCATTCAAATGAGCTCTCGAGACGCTAATTGCCGCGGCTGCAAATGTTCAAAACCGGCCGGCTGCGCGCGGcatgaattatgcaaatgtGCAAATCGACCGGGCCGCTCTGCCGACGGATTAATTCGGGCGTAAACTAATTCCATATGCGAGGAGCAGcaaaagggaagaaaaaaatgcatgcgTACGggggtaaataaataaataaacaaataaacaaaccaaGCAACCGCCTTCTGCTCAGTGCGTTGGTAAAGCGGAAGGGCGAAATAAGATGTAGAAAAATGCCTGCgcgcgatttttttattccctttGAGCGGCTGCCTTTGATCTGCACCGTCATGTTGGGTAACGTCAAACACATGCatggtttgaaatttgaatgcgTTTGAAGTTGCACGGATGAGGCAGAAGAAGTGTAGCAGCAGTGCACAGACGAGTTGCTGCTCCTTCTAATGACGTCAACAGTGCGCTGCAGTTTGGCCGGAAAAATACACAGCAATTTAATGCACTGTTTGCATGTCGATGGGAAATATGCGGCACAAATATTCGTAAACTAATGAAGCAATTAGCTCAAGCCTACTCGACTTTGGCACGCGTGCCTGTTCGCGTTAAACTCCCCAATAATAACAACAGCTATACGCTATCAACTTCCAAGCCTGCCTAATTGCTGCTTTCGTATCTtgtattgtaaaataaacctCCAATATCCGCAATGTAATCGATTCCAATCAGTAACATTATTTTGTGgtgtatttatttgataacagTTGTAGtcgttttctaaaaaaaaactgaaagtgGCAACCATAtagtgaacattttttttttgactggagtcatctctctctctctttgttcGCTGCTTCACACGCAATTTGAAAGGCATTTGCTGGGAGCATTGTGTAATGGAAATCCCAGCCATAACTCCGATCCACGCGCGCAAAACGAGGAACAATTGCCGCGCGCGTTCTCGTGCTCTCCCTCGCTGCGCGGAGAAACAATTTGGGCCTCCGGTCAAGCCGGCGTTCGTGCAAGAGATTCACCCTCAAGCCGCACGTCCATAATTGAGGCTATATTCTGCTCGgcgcagctctctctctctctcgtcggcaCGATAATAAATCGTTAGCAAGCAAGCAGACGTAGCCGGCCAAATGattatttctcaattaaacGCGGCGCTGGGCCTATCTTTCTCAGGGCGGCGTAGACCGGAAGGAAGGAAGGCAGTCTGAGGGTTTGTGCCGTGTGTACATCTGCCGCCATCGCAGCCTCAGCTGTAGTGTACAGGCCCGAGAAATCACAAGATTAATCTCTTTTTAACCTCTTATATGAAAGATAAATGGCCGAGCGGTTGGATTCATTAG is part of the Cloeon dipterum chromosome 1, ieCloDipt1.1, whole genome shotgun sequence genome and harbors:
- the LOC135934038 gene encoding uncharacterized protein LOC135934038, whose protein sequence is MLSLVVLIICFSFLQPMHAASSTKAPKLQKCTTGDCSVHDSRLRTFLSSALTEDFTSVMADSALSAFISKNAELGDVFYKCGRLFYSSHNQVRFADAILTCAKRKMQLVTVEEGEKNLNCLVPNLEHMTLEQQKNQKYFFIWTSGMAEGKNCGNAAYSWCAGSKTRINNTAFDLPAEISRKERCLALSMMTKTLVRMECADPNYFFCEYKCKAVSCFKSCEIKNDTMDPSGKINRGKVNGIWAEWQRDFGINRFSFTSYVFGYQKVTWTENIKLCCSMGMKPIRVTDEFLTALNIAAIKIFIYPGNSTEDRELVKTSFWTAATRQGCAGQYRFCMHDDVGPWDSQGKFWDMVNPRDDGSCLVVDRQYTKAGTPFGVRQMQCSSKSANFACQREGKKVEEIVSDFEIKNATDTCDLPYCTDLNYCKVMVEYAAKYDNGSRMILKAHLLGDWVTSCGVRYLKAKQEMHWKAALDFCCSLGMHLVSVQSYEKLQCMNSILEPGSVYWTSGTNMGCENERYRWCSAEFKDFLKPSVNLNNRTVYSYYEGTPPQPATKYCVIARNSEAEGPTLGIDDCNMWHRPICTVRVKAESHLQEVFNECKLTHRISNRDIDKFNTTDLISFSYKMKCCMTCLAEMLGLIYESGKIWEDAVVKAIGRVKVSTLVQDFSTLLKKYPTKLFKKASNNLDALKMLLMEQQKEEDWKSALLVNEALDRFWECNQMLDQFNKSQDECLFVFNFMKCFTKKSASLEKFWNRNLDNIFDRRELAITTSKSESDIEQMIRDQIYEYGKVPVNSDIKSYVEYVDNLSFTEEVVSSRCIYRYLRPKSLTLKDACLDIIANFLPTLVEDVIVNKVIDKKDRYPPLVAAGKCARANGSLPTADQYISDTLRTLSAYLRNASKYLIDEKESMLRKQVLGSVLLDEFYANDQGIKYWCSNSEENNGYFYDSTPYFNYYYEWQEGVPYYVGFSLDSEANAAPIFFCRFDKSFLAQCKKIY